Within the Poecilia reticulata strain Guanapo linkage group LG13, Guppy_female_1.0+MT, whole genome shotgun sequence genome, the region ccctaatactctgtcattttatttacattttttttgcaaaagttacaCTGTAAATTTAAAACCACCCCTGATCGAACTCAGCCTCAAAGCAAAACTCCTCCCTACTCGTCTGAGACGGAGAGGCGGCTGAAGATGGGGAGTCGCCGACCCTCGAAGCTGGGAGACTCGGTGCCGCTGGAGGAGGAACTGAGGGAGCAGGAGGAGGTGTAGCCCTCCTCGGAGAGGGAGTCGGCGGAGGAGCAGCGCTGCAGAGAGGGGAAGCTGTTCAGGCAGGCCGGCGGCTGCTGGGGGAGCCGAACCGGGAGGTTCTGGTTGCTGGAGGtgaagaagcagagagaagagTCTCCACCGTCGCCGATACCGGAGAACGGGTACGAGCAATGCTTGAGAGGCCCCGGTTCAGGCAAGAGAGGCGAAAGCAGCTCCGGACTccccgaggaggaggaggaggagggcggaGGCGAGACAGAGGAGGCCCGGGTGAAGAGGAGGCAGGAAGGCTCCTGGACCGGCTGGAAGAtgtgggaggaagaggagaagccCGCGAAGCTGAGGCTGTGCCGCAGCAATGGCGGCTTGTGCCTGTGGGTCGCGGCGGCTTGCACCTCGTCGGCGTTGTGGATGAAGTGGCAGCGGGCGCCGTACGGACAGAAGCCGATGGTGTGGAAGGTGCGGCAGGGCTCGGTTTTGTACTTGGGGTGCCTGCTGAGGCCCCTCAGCTCATCCAGGCCGTGGGCGAACTGGCACTTGGCGCCGTACTTGCAGGTGCCGCTCTCCTCGAAGGTGCGGCACAGTTCCGTTTTGTAGCGGCTGGAGATGTGCGGCGGCGCCTGAGGCGGCGGCGGTGGCTTGTTGATGGACAGACCCGGCGGTGGCAGCAGCGTTTTGTCCTCCCGCAGGTTCCCCTCGATCATGCTGACCGAGCGGTCGACCCGGAAGGGGATGTGGCTGAGGGAGGAGCGGGGCAGCGCCCGGCTCCACTGCTGGCTGCAGGCCAGGCCGAGGCCCCAGCAGCAGCCCGGCTCCGTGGCCTCACAGCCGCTGTTGAACTTGGAGTTTGGCAGGGTCACAGGGCAGAGGGAGTGGCGCCTCTGGAAGCCCAGGACTCTCTGACTGCGAGACATCGAGCCGCCAGAGGCGCCATCTGTCGCCTCCAGGCCGGAGAAATTCTGACACacaaaaagaagacagaaaagatgtgaagtttctgcagaaagcacacaaatacttaaaatttaGTGTTTCTGCAATCCAAAGACAGATCAGTCCGAAAGGATCATGAATAAAAGCCTCATTAATGCTAAAAACACTCAACTTTCCGGaataaacttttagttttaaagcATATAATCCAGCATTTACACTTACAATTCATTacatattcatgaaaaagtactagctcTACTGGCAGTTTATTTCATGTACTAAGTCAAATAATCTGCAATAATCTGACAaagaagctcctatattttgctgcacagtcacttgtaagttagtttggtcttatttcaagtgtaataagatatttgtactagaaactaaacaaaaaatacttggtaagattttgtatttttgtagtGTACAATGTGTGTcaccctgcaaaaacacaaaatcttaccaagtatttttggtctagtttaaagtgcaaatatcttaatccACTGAAAGACGAAAAAATtcatttacaagtaacttttcagtaagatacaggagcttgttttaagtcaatagttcTGGAATATTGATTACTAGTTCTGATtacttcacttataacatgggaaaataccttgttaaaaggaaaataatcttttaattgtttttaagtcaacattaaggaattttTTGACTTAATACGAGCTGCTATGTCTTGAAGAAAAGTTGCttatttgttagtttt harbors:
- the LOC103475092 gene encoding zinc finger protein 36, C3H1 type-like 1; amino-acid sequence: MPSDSLTPFLELDEEFCKNFSGLEATDGASGGSMSRSQRVLGFQRRHSLCPVTLPNSKFNSGCEATEPGCCWGLGLACSQQWSRALPRSSLSHIPFRVDRSVSMIEGNLREDKTLLPPPGLSINKPPPPPQAPPHISSRYKTELCRTFEESGTCKYGAKCQFAHGLDELRGLSRHPKYKTEPCRTFHTIGFCPYGARCHFIHNADEVQAAATHRHKPPLLRHSLSFAGFSSSSHIFQPVQEPSCLLFTRASSVSPPPSSSSSSGSPELLSPLLPEPGPLKHCSYPFSGIGDGGDSSLCFFTSSNQNLPVRLPQQPPACLNSFPSLQRCSSADSLSEEGYTSSCSLSSSSSGTESPSFEGRRLPIFSRLSVSDE